The DNA sequence CAACAAGGAACTGGATGGCAACGGCAGCCTTCACCTTCCCTTCATCCAGTTGGAAGTTCATTCTGATGCTGGAAGGTGAGTACACGTATTCCCAGAGATCACCATGCCGCAAGCTGAAACCAGCAGACAGGGCCCACATGCCTATAACCATCTTGAATGTCAGGCGGGGTGTGCGGTGGTTCCTGGCCCACTCAGGGCATGCCACTAGGATGCAGTGATCAACACTGAGGGACATGAGGAGGAAGGCACTGAAGAACATGTGGAAGGAGGTGAAGGTGTTGCTCATCTCATTGGCTGAGTCTAAGTCCGGGATGAAGTTGGAGGTAAATCTGAGGGGCAGGAAGATGATGAACATTAAATCAGCCACGGCCCGGCTCCAGAACCACATGGTCCTGGCCGTCCTCTCCACACGGAAGCTGGCAACGAAGAAGACGTAGCTATTCAATGGCACCCCAGCGAGGAAGGCCACACCACACAGCACCAGGAAGACAATTAGGAACACCATTCTTGGAAGAGTTGCAGTCACAATATCTCCTCCTTTGCGTCAGGGCTTGGAGGGGACAGTGAAGATGTTGGACTGAGAAATGGAAGGAAAAGCAATGAAAATGGCTGCAGGAGAGGATGACAGAGAGAGACAGCCACAGAGTTTATAATCTCCTTAGAGTTTATAAACTCCCCAGATCCTGAGCTGAACGCAAATAGGATCAAATCCTTGTAGGCCAATGGTACCAATGGTTTGAAGACCTTAGAAGCATAGAGCCAGTGGGTTAGAAGgtgactgcaagggtcatctcatctaaccctctgccaagatgcaggacttGCGTCTATTCTCTgtccaaacatttttgtttttacataacCCCCACATATGCTTCTTACTGAAAAGTTGGATTTAAGGGCAAGGGGAGGTGGGCAATGAGGGGGCCAGTCCAGAACAGAGATAGGACAGACACCCGCACACACCCGCCACCCTCCACAGCCTCACCAAAATTCCCAAATAATCTTCTTGCTGTTAGTATCCCAAAGGATCTGGTTATTCCCGTCTTGGTTAAAAAGTTAATGAATAAGCACttccccattattattttttttttttttgaataatgGAATTTTTGAAAGGGAGTCTTCCTCAGCCCCCCTTCATTTTGAAGTGGAGTTTTTGTGTGGTTTGGGACATGTCAGGGGGTGAATTAGTGGAGCA is a window from the Malaclemys terrapin pileata isolate rMalTer1 chromosome 21, rMalTer1.hap1, whole genome shotgun sequence genome containing:
- the LOC128826873 gene encoding chemerin-like receptor 1, with translation MVFLIVFLVLCGVAFLAGVPLNSYVFFVASFRVERTARTMWFWSRAVADLMFIIFLPLRFTSNFIPDLDSANEMSNTFTSFHMFFSAFLLMSLSVDHCILVACPEWARNHRTPRLTFKMVIGMWALSAGFSLRHGDLWEYVYSPSSIRMNFQLDEGKVKAAVAIQFLVGFLIPLVLILIPTFYIILTAKLRRNRIQSTKPLKILLGLIPTFFLCWLPYHVFSFLQISATYPHPLLNTGSTFACVLTYFSSCLNPIFYLTMEEEFLRYRQCVRNPQTTDNSGPEPAE